One genomic window of Micrococcus flavus includes the following:
- a CDS encoding UPF0182 family membrane protein: MSFGQSGGPFGGPPRDQGPGAGGPFGGFGPWGGAPDGGGGASDGGGGGSSARTAPRGPGRPSALLLTVISVAVLTALFVLFTRVYTEVLWFDQLGFTEVFWTEVLTKAALFLVAGALMALAVWLAIHLAWRHRAGEAGPEARDSLSRAQRQLEPMRRLVFVAAPIILGLFAGSAAMNGWQTVQLFLHQVPYGRTDPEFGLDLMFFMATLPFLSMVVGYLISVVLIAGLAGLAVHYLYGSVGVREDGRLHVARPARIHVAVTVGLFLLLQAVTFWLNRYRTLQSQSGGWAGAMYTDVNAVIPTSAILAVTAAIVAVLFVVAAFTGRFRLPLVGTAVLVITALVVGTAYPYIVQQYQVKPSERTLESEYIARNIEMTREAYGLDAVQVANYEGATETEAGALAGEEANTANVRLMDPNLISQTFGQLQQFRPYYAFPGTLHVDRYEVDGQVRDTILAARDVNVDDSQSWVNRHTIYTHGYGMVVADASEVAAGGRPQWLLSEIPTRGPLASDQDYEPRIYFGQNSPAYSVVGAPEGAPPVERDRPQTADSEDDTAYTFQGDGGPSVGGIFNRLAYAVKFGAPELVLSSDVNEESQILYDRDPMERVRKVAPYLTVDTSAYPAIVDGRVKWIVDAYTTSDQFPYSTAEQLGEATLDALSQGPNAALQGRVNYIRNSVKATVDAYDGSVDLYAWDTEDPLLRAWQEVYPASLRPYTEMSAALMDHVRYPEDMFKVQRELLGRYHVTDPDDFYENNDAWSVPSDPTRDDDVKQPPYYMTLQMPGQEEPAFSLTSNYIPQITQNAQQRNVLYGFLSAAGDAGTGEDGVKAEDYGTLRLLELPRSTTVPGPGQAQANFDSNATVSQELNLLRQGASEVLNGNMITLPVAGGILYVQPVYVRSSGGTTYPTLRKVLVSFGDKVGFADTLQGALDQVFDGDSGAVTPEEGQAGGESGQPAEPQDTAEQELQSALQEAQDALTKGQERLAEGDWAGYGEQQDRLNEALRRATAADDALNGDAGAPAPAEGAPAPAEGDAAQPAPQPEG, from the coding sequence GGCCCGTTCGGCGGGTTCGGCCCATGGGGCGGAGCCCCCGACGGCGGCGGAGGAGCCTCCGACGGCGGCGGGGGAGGCTCGTCCGCGCGCACCGCCCCGCGCGGGCCGGGCCGGCCCAGCGCCCTGCTGCTCACCGTCATCTCGGTGGCGGTCCTGACGGCCCTGTTCGTGCTGTTCACCCGCGTGTACACCGAGGTCCTCTGGTTCGACCAGCTCGGCTTCACCGAGGTGTTCTGGACCGAGGTCCTCACGAAGGCCGCCCTGTTCCTCGTGGCCGGAGCCCTCATGGCCCTGGCCGTGTGGCTGGCCATCCACCTGGCCTGGCGCCACCGGGCCGGGGAGGCCGGCCCCGAGGCGCGGGACTCCCTGAGCCGGGCCCAGCGCCAGCTCGAGCCGATGCGCCGTCTGGTGTTCGTGGCCGCCCCGATCATCCTGGGCCTGTTCGCCGGCTCGGCCGCCATGAACGGCTGGCAGACCGTCCAGCTGTTCCTGCACCAGGTGCCCTACGGCCGCACGGACCCGGAGTTCGGCCTGGACCTGATGTTCTTCATGGCCACGCTGCCGTTCCTGTCCATGGTGGTCGGCTACCTGATCTCCGTGGTGCTGATCGCGGGCCTGGCGGGCCTGGCGGTGCACTACCTGTACGGCTCCGTGGGGGTGCGGGAGGACGGCAGGCTGCACGTCGCCCGTCCCGCGCGCATCCACGTGGCCGTGACGGTGGGCCTGTTCCTGCTCCTCCAGGCCGTGACCTTCTGGCTCAACCGGTACCGCACCCTGCAGTCGCAGTCGGGCGGCTGGGCGGGCGCCATGTACACGGACGTCAACGCGGTGATCCCCACCTCGGCGATCCTCGCGGTCACGGCGGCGATCGTGGCCGTCCTGTTCGTGGTGGCCGCCTTCACCGGCCGCTTCCGGCTGCCGCTCGTGGGCACGGCGGTGCTGGTGATCACGGCGCTCGTGGTGGGCACGGCCTACCCGTACATCGTCCAGCAGTACCAGGTGAAGCCCTCCGAGCGGACCCTGGAGTCCGAGTACATCGCACGCAACATCGAGATGACGCGCGAGGCGTACGGCCTGGACGCCGTGCAGGTGGCCAACTACGAGGGCGCGACGGAGACCGAGGCGGGCGCCCTGGCGGGGGAGGAGGCCAACACGGCCAACGTGCGCCTCATGGACCCCAACCTGATCTCGCAGACGTTCGGCCAGCTGCAGCAGTTCCGCCCGTACTACGCCTTCCCGGGCACCCTGCACGTGGACCGCTACGAGGTGGACGGCCAGGTCCGGGACACGATCCTGGCGGCCCGCGACGTGAACGTGGACGACTCGCAGTCCTGGGTCAACCGGCACACCATCTACACGCACGGCTACGGCATGGTGGTGGCGGACGCCTCGGAGGTGGCCGCGGGCGGCCGTCCGCAGTGGCTGCTCTCCGAGATCCCGACGCGCGGACCCCTCGCCTCGGACCAGGACTACGAGCCCCGCATCTACTTCGGCCAGAACTCCCCGGCGTACTCCGTGGTCGGGGCGCCCGAGGGCGCCCCGCCGGTGGAGCGCGACCGCCCCCAGACCGCGGACTCCGAGGACGACACCGCCTACACCTTCCAGGGCGACGGCGGCCCCTCCGTCGGCGGCATCTTCAACCGCCTCGCGTACGCGGTGAAGTTCGGGGCCCCCGAGCTGGTGCTGTCCTCGGACGTCAACGAGGAGTCGCAGATCCTCTACGACCGCGACCCCATGGAGCGCGTGCGGAAGGTGGCCCCGTACCTGACGGTGGACACCTCGGCCTACCCGGCGATCGTGGACGGCCGCGTGAAGTGGATCGTGGACGCCTACACCACCTCGGACCAGTTCCCCTACTCCACGGCCGAGCAGCTGGGCGAGGCCACCCTGGACGCGCTGAGCCAGGGCCCGAACGCGGCCCTGCAGGGCCGGGTGAACTACATCCGCAACTCCGTGAAGGCCACCGTGGACGCCTACGACGGCTCCGTGGACCTCTACGCATGGGACACCGAGGACCCGCTGCTGCGGGCGTGGCAGGAGGTCTACCCGGCCTCCCTGCGCCCGTACACGGAGATGAGCGCCGCGCTCATGGACCACGTCCGCTACCCCGAGGACATGTTCAAGGTCCAGCGCGAGCTGCTGGGCCGGTACCACGTGACCGACCCGGACGACTTCTACGAGAACAACGACGCGTGGTCCGTGCCCTCGGACCCCACGCGGGACGACGACGTCAAGCAGCCCCCGTACTACATGACGCTGCAGATGCCCGGGCAGGAGGAGCCCGCCTTCTCCCTGACCAGCAACTACATCCCGCAGATCACGCAGAACGCCCAGCAGCGCAACGTGCTCTACGGGTTCCTGTCCGCGGCCGGTGACGCCGGCACGGGCGAGGACGGCGTGAAGGCGGAGGACTACGGCACGCTCCGTCTGCTCGAGCTGCCCCGCTCCACGACGGTGCCCGGCCCCGGCCAGGCGCAGGCGAACTTCGACTCGAACGCCACTGTCTCCCAGGAGCTGAACCTGCTGCGCCAGGGCGCCTCCGAGGTGCTCAACGGCAACATGATCACCCTGCCGGTGGCGGGCGGCATCCTGTACGTCCAGCCGGTGTACGTCCGGTCCTCGGGCGGCACCACCTACCCGACGCTGCGCAAGGTCCTCGTGTCCTTCGGCGACAAGGTGGGCTTCGCGGACACCCTGCAGGGCGCCCTGGACCAGGTGTTCGACGGCGACTCGGGGGCCGTCACCCCCGAGGAGGGCCAGGCCGGCGGCGAGAGCGGGCAGCCGGCCGAGCCGCAGGACACCGCCGAGCAGGAGCTGCAGTCCGCGCTGCAGGAGGCGCAGGACGCGCTGACGAAGGGCCAGGAGCGCCTGGCCGAGGGCGACTGGGCCGGCTACGGCGAGCAGCAGGACCGCCTCAACGAGGCCCTGCGCCGCGCCACGGCCGCGGATGACGCGCTCAACGGCGATGCCGGCGCGCCGGCCCCCGCGGAGGGCGCCCCGGCGCCGGCCGAGGGCGACGCAGCCCAGCCCGCTCCGCAGCCCGAGGGCTGA
- a CDS encoding sodium/glutamate symporter: MEEQFTAWSVLVDAGLIGALLAVGTLARAVVTPLQILMIPASVIAGILGLILGPQFLGVMPFSSQLGTYGSILIVIVFVCLALTDDFDVRKIGRPVGAFASYGVLIYASQVAIGALVALLVLKPLFDTPDSFAVLLFAGWAGGFGSAAAVGQAYEANGDPTVASLAYTSATVGMIIGVVGGIIQAKHGAKRGHAKEYAGLTSIPEDLRTGVLDQVAERPVIGRHTFSAASVESLAFQVGIVAMIGAAAYGVVEWIKDMWPRVVGENGPELIIPAFAVAFVLGLIGRVLFQATRTAKFLDSPSLNSVSGTATDILIVCGIASIAPQVVVEFWQPLLVLFLVGLALSLFLGLVVAPRVMTDGWFEKQLFTWGWATGAVATGVAMLRIVDPKLKSGTMEQFGVAYIPVVPVEIAAVSFVPLLVIAGLSWAVVGIWGAIAVAAIAAAVLLVRTDPARRAPASV; this comes from the coding sequence ATGGAAGAACAGTTCACGGCCTGGTCCGTGCTGGTCGACGCCGGCCTGATCGGCGCCCTGCTGGCCGTCGGCACGCTGGCCCGCGCCGTCGTCACACCGCTCCAGATCCTGATGATCCCCGCGTCCGTGATCGCGGGCATCCTCGGCCTGATCCTCGGCCCGCAGTTCCTGGGCGTCATGCCGTTCAGCTCGCAGCTCGGCACGTACGGCTCCATCCTGATCGTGATCGTCTTCGTCTGCCTGGCGTTGACGGACGACTTCGACGTGCGCAAGATCGGCCGACCGGTGGGTGCGTTCGCCTCCTACGGCGTGCTGATCTACGCCTCGCAGGTGGCGATCGGCGCGCTCGTGGCCCTGCTGGTCCTGAAGCCGCTGTTCGACACCCCCGACTCGTTCGCCGTGCTGCTCTTCGCCGGGTGGGCCGGTGGATTCGGCTCCGCGGCCGCCGTGGGCCAGGCCTACGAGGCCAACGGCGATCCGACCGTGGCCTCGCTGGCCTACACCTCCGCCACCGTCGGCATGATCATCGGCGTGGTGGGCGGCATCATCCAGGCCAAGCACGGCGCCAAGCGCGGCCACGCCAAGGAGTACGCGGGTCTCACCTCCATCCCGGAGGACCTGCGCACCGGCGTGCTGGATCAGGTCGCCGAGCGCCCCGTGATCGGCCGGCACACCTTCTCCGCGGCCTCGGTGGAGTCGCTGGCCTTCCAGGTGGGCATCGTGGCCATGATCGGCGCCGCCGCGTACGGCGTGGTCGAGTGGATCAAGGACATGTGGCCCCGCGTGGTGGGCGAGAACGGCCCCGAGCTGATCATCCCCGCCTTCGCCGTCGCGTTCGTGCTGGGCCTGATCGGCCGCGTCCTCTTCCAGGCCACCCGCACCGCGAAGTTTCTGGACTCCCCCTCCCTGAACTCCGTCTCCGGCACCGCCACGGACATCCTGATCGTCTGCGGCATCGCCTCGATCGCCCCCCAGGTGGTCGTGGAGTTCTGGCAGCCGCTGCTGGTCCTGTTCCTGGTGGGCCTGGCGCTGTCCCTGTTCCTCGGCCTCGTGGTGGCGCCGCGCGTGATGACGGACGGCTGGTTCGAGAAGCAGCTGTTCACCTGGGGCTGGGCCACCGGCGCCGTCGCCACGGGCGTGGCCATGCTGCGCATCGTGGACCCCAAGCTGAAGTCCGGGACCATGGAGCAGTTCGGCGTGGCCTACATCCCCGTGGTGCCCGTGGAGATCGCCGCCGTGTCCTTCGTGCCGCTGCTGGTGATCGCCGGCCTCTCGTGGGCCGTGGTGGGCATCTGGGGCGCCATCGCGGTGGCCGCGATCGCCGCGGCGGTCCTGCTGGTGCGGACCGACCCCGCGCGGCGCGCCCCCGCCTCGGTCTGA
- a CDS encoding PspA/IM30 family protein, protein MVKQSILGRISTLAKANINAMLDKAEDPQKMLDQMVRDYTNNIAEAEAAVAQTIGNLRMMEEDYREDEEAARSWGQKALAASQKADDFRSQGDAANADKFDNLAKVAIERQMDAERQMKTAEPTIASQREIVDRLKSGLDQMKVKRQQLVSKRDELTARARTADAQTKVADAVKSIDIMDPTSEISRYEEKVRREEARVRGQQELAASSLDSQFESLEDLGEQTEVEARLAALKSGGAPAALEAGSDELTLDYSGEQSGTKTGTGTQA, encoded by the coding sequence ATGGTCAAGCAGTCCATCCTCGGCCGTATCAGCACCCTGGCCAAGGCCAACATCAACGCGATGCTGGACAAGGCGGAGGACCCCCAGAAGATGCTGGACCAGATGGTCCGGGACTACACCAACAACATCGCGGAGGCCGAGGCGGCCGTCGCGCAGACCATCGGCAACCTGCGCATGATGGAGGAGGACTACCGCGAGGACGAGGAGGCCGCGCGCAGCTGGGGCCAGAAGGCCCTCGCCGCCTCCCAGAAGGCCGACGACTTCCGCTCCCAGGGCGACGCCGCCAACGCGGACAAGTTCGACAACCTCGCCAAGGTCGCCATCGAGCGCCAGATGGACGCCGAGCGTCAGATGAAGACCGCCGAGCCGACGATCGCCTCGCAGCGCGAGATCGTGGACCGCCTCAAGAGCGGACTGGACCAGATGAAGGTCAAGCGCCAGCAGCTGGTGTCCAAGCGCGACGAGCTCACCGCGCGCGCCCGCACCGCCGACGCCCAGACCAAGGTCGCGGACGCCGTGAAGTCGATCGACATCATGGATCCGACCTCGGAGATCTCCCGCTACGAGGAGAAGGTCCGCCGCGAGGAGGCGCGGGTGCGCGGCCAGCAGGAGCTCGCCGCGTCCTCCCTGGACTCCCAGTTCGAGTCCCTCGAGGACCTCGGCGAGCAGACCGAGGTGGAGGCCCGCCTCGCGGCCCTGAAGTCCGGCGGCGCCCCCGCCGCCCTCGAGGCCGGCTCCGATGAGCTGACCCTCGACTACTCGGGCGAGCAGTCCGGCACGAAGACCGGCACCGGCACCCAGGCCTGA